One Methylosinus sp. LW4 genomic region harbors:
- the ppa gene encoding inorganic diphosphatase codes for MRLDAIEIGANPPFEVNVVIEVPLGGEPIKYELDKASGTLVVDRFLYTSMRYPGNYGFIPHTLSEDGDPCDVLVANTRPIAPGALIAVRPIGVLYMRDEAGGDEKIIAVPAPKLTKRYDKVQNYTDLPEITTRQIEHFFAHYKDLEPGKWVEAAGWGDAAAAHKIINEAIARAKKAE; via the coding sequence ATGCGTCTCGACGCCATTGAAATCGGCGCGAATCCCCCATTCGAGGTCAATGTCGTGATCGAAGTGCCGCTGGGCGGCGAGCCGATCAAATATGAGCTCGACAAAGCCTCTGGAACGCTCGTCGTCGATCGTTTCCTCTACACGTCGATGCGCTATCCCGGCAATTACGGCTTCATCCCGCACACTCTGTCGGAAGACGGCGACCCCTGCGACGTGCTGGTCGCCAACACGCGCCCCATCGCGCCCGGCGCGCTGATCGCCGTGCGCCCCATCGGCGTGCTCTACATGCGCGACGAGGCCGGCGGCGACGAGAAGATCATCGCCGTGCCCGCGCCCAAGCTCACCAAGCGCTACGACAAGGTGCAGAACTACACCGACCTGCCGGAGATCACGACGCGGCAGATCGAGCATTTCTTCGCCCATTACAAGGACCTCGAGCCCGGCAAATGGGTCGAGGCGGCCGGCTGGGGCGACGCCGCGGCGGCGCATAAGATCATCAATGA
- a CDS encoding AtpZ/AtpI family protein, whose protein sequence is MTTDKNVSDRELRARLERLQAELGSKEEERRAETGGGLPVGGSFGKALSAGFTVLSEFVAAILVATLIGWQADRWFGTGPWLLILFLGLGVAAGFYNVFRFVAPKDARGGG, encoded by the coding sequence ATGACCACGGACAAGAATGTGAGCGACCGCGAGCTGCGCGCGAGACTGGAGAGGCTCCAGGCCGAGCTCGGCAGCAAGGAGGAGGAGCGACGCGCCGAGACTGGCGGCGGATTGCCGGTCGGCGGGTCGTTCGGAAAGGCGCTGAGCGCGGGTTTCACCGTGCTGTCCGAATTCGTCGCGGCGATTCTCGTCGCGACGCTGATCGGATGGCAGGCGGATCGCTGGTTCGGCACCGGGCCGTGGCTGCTGATCCTGTTTCTGGGGCTCGGCGTCGCTGCGGGCTTCTACAATGTGTTTCGCTTCGTCGCGCCGAAAGACGCGCGAGGCGGGGGATGA
- a CDS encoding GNAT family N-acetyltransferase, with translation MAFELSRHETGSLGFPGVGMVAEESRSARRPVCVISEEAAEDIAAREALLDAAFGPARFLKTCERLREGRKPARGLALVCKDEDCLVATMRMWAIFAGPGRPALLLGPLAVARDYRSLGLGAAMIEAGLSRAAVRNHRAVLLVGDAPYYTRFGFETRFTDGLTMPGPVERERFLGLELTQGALTGASGRVSAAGLTVRAVAPAMTIGELARAA, from the coding sequence ATGGCCTTTGAACTCTCTCGGCATGAGACCGGATCGCTCGGCTTTCCGGGCGTCGGCATGGTCGCGGAAGAGAGCCGCTCGGCTCGCCGCCCGGTTTGCGTGATCTCAGAGGAAGCCGCGGAAGACATTGCCGCACGCGAGGCGCTGCTCGACGCGGCCTTCGGCCCGGCGCGCTTTCTGAAGACTTGCGAGCGGCTGCGCGAAGGCCGCAAGCCGGCGCGCGGTCTCGCGCTGGTCTGCAAGGATGAGGATTGCCTCGTCGCCACAATGCGCATGTGGGCGATCTTCGCCGGTCCGGGACGTCCGGCGCTGCTGCTCGGCCCGCTCGCAGTGGCGCGCGACTATCGCTCTCTCGGCCTCGGCGCCGCCATGATCGAGGCGGGCCTTTCGCGTGCGGCGGTCCGCAATCATCGCGCGGTTCTGCTCGTCGGCGACGCGCCGTATTATACGCGCTTCGGTTTCGAGACCCGCTTCACCGACGGGCTCACAATGCCAGGTCCCGTCGAGCGCGAGCGCTTTCTCGGCCTCGAGCTGACGCAAGGCGCTCTGACGGGGGCGTCGGGCCGTGTTTCCGCCGCCGGCCTGACCGTCCGGGCGGTCGCCCCGGCCATGACGATCGGCGAGCTGGCGCGCGCAGCGTGA
- the ettA gene encoding energy-dependent translational throttle protein EttA, which produces MARQFIYHMQGLTKTYPGGKKVLDNVHLSFYPDAKIGVLGVNGAGKSTLLRIMGGMDKEYTGEGFVAEGARVGYLPQEPQLDPELDVRGNIMLGVADKKAILDRYNDLAVNYSDETADEMTRLQDEIEAKGLWDLDSQVDQAMEALGCPSDDADVTKLSGGERRRVALCRLLLEQPEMLLLDEPTNHLDAETVNWLEGHLRNYPGAILIVTHDRYFLDNVTGWILELDRGRGIPYEGNYTSWLKQKQKRLAQENSEDKARQRALEAESEWISASPKARQAKSKARIQRYEELVAKQNEKAPTTAQIVIPVAERLGANVIDVEHVSKAFGDRLLIDDLTFKLPPGGIVGVIGPNGAGKTTLFRMITGQEKPDNGSVTVGESVQLGYVDQSRDALDDKKTVWEEISGGNDIIYLGKREINSRAYCGAFNFKGTDQQKKVGMLSGGERNRVHLAKILKQGANVLLLDEPTNDLDVDTLRALEEALVDYAGCAVIISHDRFFLDRIATHMLAFEGDSHVEWFEGNFADYEEDKKRRLGIDSVIPHRLKYKKFSR; this is translated from the coding sequence ATGGCGCGGCAATTCATCTATCACATGCAAGGTCTCACCAAGACCTATCCGGGCGGCAAGAAGGTCCTCGACAATGTCCATCTGTCCTTCTACCCGGACGCGAAGATCGGCGTGCTCGGCGTCAACGGCGCCGGCAAATCGACCCTGCTGCGCATCATGGGCGGCATGGACAAGGAATATACGGGCGAGGGCTTCGTCGCCGAGGGCGCGCGCGTCGGCTATCTGCCGCAGGAGCCGCAGCTCGATCCAGAGCTCGACGTGCGCGGCAATATCATGCTCGGCGTCGCCGACAAAAAGGCGATTCTCGACCGCTACAATGATCTCGCCGTGAATTACTCGGACGAGACCGCCGACGAGATGACCCGCCTGCAGGACGAGATCGAGGCCAAGGGCCTGTGGGATCTCGACAGCCAGGTGGATCAGGCGATGGAGGCGCTCGGCTGCCCCTCCGACGACGCCGACGTCACAAAGCTCTCCGGCGGCGAGCGGCGCCGCGTGGCGCTCTGCCGCCTGCTGCTCGAGCAGCCGGAAATGCTGCTGCTCGACGAGCCGACGAACCATCTCGACGCCGAGACGGTGAATTGGCTCGAGGGCCATTTGCGCAATTATCCGGGCGCGATCCTCATCGTCACCCACGACCGCTACTTCCTCGACAATGTGACGGGGTGGATTCTCGAGCTCGATCGCGGCCGCGGCATTCCCTATGAGGGCAATTACACCAGCTGGCTGAAGCAGAAGCAGAAGCGCCTCGCGCAGGAGAACAGCGAGGACAAGGCCCGCCAGCGCGCCCTCGAGGCCGAGAGCGAGTGGATCTCCGCCTCCCCCAAGGCGCGCCAGGCCAAGTCCAAGGCGCGTATCCAGCGCTATGAGGAATTGGTCGCCAAGCAGAACGAGAAGGCGCCGACGACCGCGCAGATCGTCATTCCGGTGGCCGAGCGTCTCGGCGCCAATGTCATCGATGTCGAGCATGTGTCGAAGGCTTTCGGCGATCGCCTGCTCATCGACGATCTGACCTTCAAGCTGCCGCCCGGCGGCATCGTCGGCGTGATCGGCCCCAACGGCGCCGGCAAGACGACGCTGTTCCGCATGATCACCGGCCAGGAGAAGCCGGACAATGGCTCCGTCACCGTCGGCGAGAGCGTGCAGCTCGGCTATGTGGACCAGTCGCGCGACGCGCTCGACGACAAGAAGACCGTGTGGGAAGAGATTTCCGGCGGCAATGACATCATCTATCTCGGCAAGCGCGAGATCAATTCCCGCGCCTATTGCGGCGCCTTCAACTTCAAGGGAACCGACCAGCAGAAGAAGGTCGGCATGCTCTCGGGCGGCGAGCGCAACCGCGTGCATCTCGCCAAGATTTTGAAGCAGGGCGCCAATGTTCTGCTGCTCGACGAGCCGACCAACGATCTCGACGTCGACACGCTGCGCGCGCTGGAGGAAGCGCTGGTGGATTACGCCGGCTGCGCGGTCATCATCTCGCATGACCGCTTCTTCCTCGACCGCATCGCCACCCATATGCTCGCCTTCGAGGGCGATTCCCATGTGGAATGGTTCGAGGGCAATTTCGCCGATTACGAGGAGGACAAGAAGCGTCGCCTCGGCATCGACAGCGTGATTCCGCATCGGCTGAAATATAAGAAATTCTCGCGCTGA
- a CDS encoding type III PLP-dependent enzyme — protein sequence MTDRIREFLEARRRAGRDVGPCLVVDLEVVRDNYTSFAKALPDTRVFYAVKANPAPEVLSLLASLGSCFDTASVVEIEQAMAAGATPERISFGNTIKKERDIARAYALGVRLFAVDCEAEVEKIARAAPGSKVFCRILCDGTGAEWPLSRKFGCAPDMAPRVLEHAHRLGLVAYGVSFHVGSQQGNPNMWDGALRSASSIFRDLAERGIQLQMVNLGGGFPTRYLKNVPAVKAYGQAIFRALSKHFGNRIPETIIEPGRGMVGNAGVIEAEVVLVSKKSREDEVRWVYLDIGKFNGLAETTDEMIRYPIRTEADGSATAPCVIAGPSCDSVDVLYEKEPYLLPISLEIGSKVLIEGTGAYTTTYSSVGFNGFPPLESFVI from the coding sequence ATGACGGATCGTATTCGCGAATTTTTGGAGGCCCGTCGTCGCGCCGGACGCGATGTCGGCCCCTGCCTCGTCGTCGACCTCGAGGTCGTGCGCGACAATTACACGAGCTTCGCCAAGGCGCTGCCGGACACGCGCGTGTTCTACGCGGTGAAGGCCAATCCGGCGCCGGAAGTGCTCTCGCTGCTCGCCTCGCTCGGCTCCTGCTTCGACACGGCCTCCGTCGTCGAGATCGAGCAGGCCATGGCCGCCGGCGCGACGCCGGAGCGCATCAGCTTCGGCAACACGATCAAGAAGGAGCGTGACATCGCCCGCGCCTATGCGCTGGGCGTGCGCCTCTTCGCCGTGGATTGCGAGGCGGAGGTCGAGAAGATCGCCCGCGCCGCCCCTGGCTCCAAGGTTTTCTGCCGCATTCTCTGCGACGGAACCGGCGCCGAATGGCCGCTGTCGCGCAAATTCGGCTGCGCGCCGGATATGGCGCCGCGCGTCCTCGAGCACGCGCATCGCCTCGGCCTTGTCGCCTATGGCGTCTCCTTCCATGTCGGCTCGCAGCAGGGCAATCCGAACATGTGGGACGGCGCGCTGAGGTCGGCCTCGTCCATCTTCCGTGATCTGGCCGAGCGCGGCATTCAGCTGCAGATGGTCAATCTGGGCGGCGGATTTCCGACCCGCTACCTCAAGAATGTGCCGGCCGTTAAGGCCTATGGGCAGGCGATCTTCCGGGCGTTGTCGAAGCATTTCGGCAATCGCATTCCCGAGACGATCATCGAGCCGGGCCGCGGCATGGTCGGCAACGCGGGCGTGATCGAGGCCGAGGTCGTGCTGGTGTCGAAGAAGTCGCGCGAGGACGAGGTTCGCTGGGTCTATCTCGACATCGGCAAGTTCAACGGCCTCGCCGAGACGACCGACGAGATGATCCGCTATCCGATCCGCACCGAGGCGGACGGCTCCGCGACCGCGCCTTGCGTCATCGCCGGGCCGAGCTGCGATTCGGTGGACGTGCTGTATGAGAAGGAGCCTTATCTCCTGCCCATCAGCCTGGAGATCGGCTCGAAAGTGCTGATCGAGGGAACCGGCGCCTATACGACGACCTATTCGTCGGTCGGCTTCAACGGCTTCCCGCCGCTCGAATCCTTCGTGATCTGA
- a CDS encoding F0F1 ATP synthase subunit A, with the protein MNPTEQFELQRIAPYFINGVDVSFTNASLYMLLAASAAIILTIFATSKRALVPGRGQALAEVLYEFVANTVRSTAGKEGMRFFPFVFTLFTFILMSNLIGLVPYTYSLSSQIVLTFAFAAFVLLLVILYGLYRHGFGFLRLFVPHGVPAPVLVILIPIEIISFLSRPVSLSVRLFANILAGHITLAVFGGLAVMLLGAGSWAALAPVPVLGVVVLYALELLVNCLQAFVFTVLTCVYLNDAIHPGH; encoded by the coding sequence ATGAATCCTACCGAGCAGTTCGAGCTCCAGCGTATTGCGCCTTACTTCATCAATGGCGTCGACGTCTCCTTCACCAACGCCTCGCTCTATATGCTGCTCGCCGCCTCGGCGGCCATCATCCTCACCATATTCGCGACGTCCAAGCGCGCGCTGGTGCCGGGCCGCGGACAGGCGCTCGCCGAGGTTCTCTACGAATTCGTCGCCAATACGGTGCGCTCCACGGCGGGCAAGGAAGGGATGCGCTTCTTCCCCTTCGTGTTCACGCTGTTCACCTTCATCCTGATGTCGAATCTGATCGGCCTCGTCCCCTACACCTATTCGCTGTCGAGCCAGATCGTCCTCACCTTCGCCTTCGCGGCTTTCGTTCTCCTTCTGGTGATCCTCTACGGGCTCTATCGCCACGGCTTCGGCTTTCTGCGGCTGTTCGTGCCGCATGGCGTTCCCGCGCCGGTGCTGGTCATTCTGATCCCGATCGAGATCATCTCCTTCCTGTCGCGGCCGGTGTCGCTCTCCGTTCGTCTCTTCGCCAATATTCTCGCGGGCCATATCACGCTCGCAGTGTTCGGCGGTCTCGCGGTGATGCTGCTGGGCGCCGGCTCCTGGGCGGCGCTCGCGCCGGTCCCGGTCCTCGGCGTCGTCGTGCTCTACGCTCTGGAGCTGCTGGTCAACTGCCTCCAGGCTTTCGTCTTCACCGTCCTCACCTGCGTCTATCTCAATGACGCGATCCACCCGGGCCACTGA
- a CDS encoding NAD-dependent epimerase/dehydratase family protein yields MRVFVTGTAGFIGFHLAQRLLELGHRVDGFDGLTPYYDVTLKESRHARLASFEGFRPHIAMLEDMEALTRAVTAAEPEVIVHLAAQAGVRYSLENPRAYVDANLVGGFNILELARTQGVRHLLMASTSSVYGGNQDVPFLESERADFPLTLYAATKKANEAMAHSYAHLWAIPTTMFRFFTVYGPWGRPDMALFKFVDAIEKGRPIDIYNHGEMQRDFTYVGDLVEAITRLVDRAPQIGADASVSPVAPFRIVNIGRGEPVGLLDFIEAIERKLGKTAIRNYLEMQKGDAPRTFADCSLLERLTGYRPQTSVEEGVSAFVDWYRAYYDGRRGPAVSNP; encoded by the coding sequence ATGCGCGTCTTCGTGACCGGCACGGCCGGATTCATCGGCTTCCATCTCGCACAGCGCCTGCTCGAGCTCGGCCACAGGGTCGACGGCTTCGACGGGCTGACGCCTTATTACGATGTGACGCTGAAAGAGTCGCGCCACGCCCGGCTCGCAAGCTTCGAAGGCTTTCGCCCCCATATCGCCATGCTCGAGGATATGGAGGCGCTGACCCGCGCCGTCACCGCGGCGGAGCCGGAGGTCATCGTCCATCTCGCGGCGCAGGCGGGCGTTCGCTACAGCCTCGAGAATCCGCGCGCCTATGTCGACGCCAATCTCGTCGGCGGCTTCAATATTCTCGAGCTGGCGCGGACGCAGGGCGTTCGCCATCTGCTGATGGCCTCCACCAGCTCCGTCTATGGCGGCAATCAGGACGTGCCTTTTTTGGAGAGCGAGCGCGCCGATTTTCCGCTCACCCTCTACGCCGCCACGAAAAAGGCCAATGAGGCCATGGCGCATTCCTATGCGCATCTCTGGGCCATTCCGACAACCATGTTCCGCTTCTTCACCGTCTACGGCCCCTGGGGCCGGCCGGACATGGCGCTGTTCAAATTCGTCGACGCCATAGAGAAGGGCCGGCCGATCGACATCTACAATCACGGCGAGATGCAACGCGACTTCACCTATGTCGGCGATCTCGTCGAGGCGATCACGCGGCTCGTCGACCGCGCGCCGCAGATCGGCGCGGACGCCTCGGTCTCGCCGGTCGCCCCGTTCCGCATCGTCAATATCGGGCGCGGCGAGCCGGTGGGCCTGCTGGATTTCATCGAGGCGATCGAGCGAAAATTGGGCAAGACGGCGATCCGCAACTATCTCGAGATGCAGAAGGGCGACGCCCCCCGCACTTTCGCCGATTGCTCGCTGCTCGAGCGGCTGACCGGCTATCGCCCGCAGACCTCGGTGGAGGAAGGCGTCTCGGCCTTCGTCGACTGGTATCGCGCCTATTATGACGGCCGCCGAGGCCCGGCCGTGAGCAATCCTTAA
- a CDS encoding F0F1 ATP synthase subunit C: MADVSVYGPIGAGLAAIGTGAAAIGVAIIFGNYLNGALRNPSAAAAQFTNAIIGAALAEGLGIFAFLIAILLYLKA, from the coding sequence ATGGCTGATGTTTCCGTCTACGGTCCGATCGGCGCTGGTCTCGCCGCCATCGGAACGGGCGCCGCCGCTATCGGCGTCGCGATCATCTTCGGCAACTATCTCAACGGCGCTCTGCGCAATCCGTCGGCCGCGGCCGCCCAGTTCACCAACGCCATCATCGGCGCGGCGCTGGCCGAAGGTCTCGGCATCTTCGCGTTCCTGATCGCGATCCTGCTCTATCTCAAGGCCTGA
- a CDS encoding GNAT family N-acetyltransferase, protein MVETATLIRHAGPGDAEAITHVHDSSWRDAYRGVIPGGELERMIARRGPQWWARAIVRGSGILVLEFDQDVVGYVTYGRNRVPSMPYSGEIFEIYLLPEYQGLGFGRRLFNAARQELAAHGYLSTIVWALADNDKALAFYRRLGGLTVRRAEERFGDDMLARVAFGFVSAPVR, encoded by the coding sequence ATGGTCGAGACCGCCACCCTCATTCGCCATGCTGGACCCGGCGACGCCGAGGCGATCACGCATGTGCACGACTCCTCCTGGCGAGACGCCTATCGCGGCGTCATTCCGGGCGGGGAGCTCGAGCGCATGATCGCCCGCCGCGGGCCGCAATGGTGGGCGCGGGCGATCGTGCGGGGCAGCGGCATTCTGGTGCTGGAGTTCGACCAGGACGTCGTCGGCTATGTCACCTACGGCCGCAATCGCGTGCCCTCCATGCCTTACTCGGGCGAGATCTTCGAGATCTATCTGCTGCCCGAATATCAGGGCCTCGGCTTCGGCCGACGCCTGTTCAACGCCGCGCGGCAGGAGCTCGCCGCGCATGGCTATCTCTCCACCATCGTCTGGGCCTTGGCCGATAATGACAAGGCTCTGGCCTTTTATCGGCGGCTCGGCGGCCTCACCGTTCGCCGCGCGGAAGAGCGCTTCGGCGACGACATGCTGGCGCGCGTCGCCTTCGGATTCGTCTCCGCGCCCGTCCGCTGA
- a CDS encoding F0F1 ATP synthase subunit B family protein: MHFDAEVFVAIGFGIFVCVLLYVGAHKKLAGALDARVIRIKSELAEAERLRSEAESLFASFEKKREEAEEEAKAIVAQAKSEAELLATEARQRLEDYITRRTKQVEDKIAQAEAQAAAEVRASAADAAVKVAEAVLRKGVAGTDFVSAGIADVKSLAH, from the coding sequence ATGCATTTCGACGCGGAAGTTTTCGTCGCCATCGGCTTCGGCATTTTCGTCTGCGTGCTGCTCTATGTGGGCGCGCATAAGAAGCTCGCGGGCGCGCTCGACGCGCGCGTGATCCGAATCAAGAGCGAGCTCGCCGAGGCCGAGCGCCTGCGCAGCGAGGCCGAGAGCCTGTTCGCCTCCTTCGAGAAGAAGCGCGAGGAGGCCGAGGAAGAGGCCAAGGCGATCGTCGCTCAGGCCAAGAGCGAGGCCGAGCTGCTGGCGACCGAAGCGCGCCAGCGCCTCGAGGACTATATCACCCGCCGCACCAAGCAGGTGGAGGACAAGATCGCCCAGGCCGAGGCTCAGGCCGCCGCCGAGGTGCGCGCCAGCGCCGCCGACGCCGCGGTGAAGGTCGCCGAGGCCGTGCTGCGCAAGGGCGTGGCCGGAACCGATTTCGTCTCCGCCGGCATTGCGGATGTGAAGTCGCTGGCGCACTGA
- a CDS encoding F0F1 ATP synthase subunit B family protein — protein MANIVLAAEEAAPHGAHEPSATQTSVEHHGGGEFPPFQTENFVPQLVWLALTFGLLYLLMSRIALPRIGSILHDRESRIESDLFASRELQAKAQEAAAAHDEKLRVTKAQAQDIGRAAQQQAAADTATRRASEEAAFAEKVAAAEAQILAAKSEALANVEAIATDAAGAILEKLTGARFAAETLQGEYRNIKAS, from the coding sequence ATGGCGAATATCGTTCTCGCCGCCGAAGAGGCGGCGCCGCATGGAGCCCATGAGCCGAGCGCGACGCAAACGAGCGTCGAGCATCACGGCGGAGGCGAGTTTCCGCCGTTCCAGACGGAGAATTTCGTTCCGCAGCTCGTCTGGCTGGCGCTGACCTTCGGGCTTCTCTATCTTCTCATGTCGCGCATCGCATTGCCGCGCATCGGCTCTATCCTGCACGATCGCGAGAGCCGCATCGAGAGCGATCTCTTCGCCTCGCGCGAGCTTCAGGCGAAGGCGCAGGAAGCCGCCGCCGCGCATGACGAGAAATTGCGCGTCACCAAGGCGCAGGCGCAGGACATCGGCCGCGCCGCCCAGCAGCAGGCGGCCGCCGACACAGCCACGCGCCGCGCGAGCGAGGAAGCCGCCTTCGCCGAGAAGGTCGCCGCCGCCGAAGCGCAGATTCTCGCCGCCAAATCCGAGGCGCTGGCCAATGTCGAGGCGATCGCCACCGACGCCGCCGGAGCGATCCTCGAGAAGCTGACGGGCGCCCGTTTCGCCGCGGAGACGCTGCAGGGCGAATATCGTAACATCAAGGCGAGCTGA
- a CDS encoding LysR family transcriptional regulator, with the protein MTELRNFDLNLLVAFNFLMEERNVSRAAQKMFITQSAMSHVLQRLRQQLDDPVLVKTPQGMRPTQRALALVEPVASILNEVELVIRGSKEFSPATTQRRFTIATNDYVEFCLLPPLMKSVSRQAPNVEIHLVQTSGSLREAADAGDVDLVIGFDVILDSTPYVRRERLYTDRIVALVRRDHPDFPTDEPTLEQFVAARHMLMSRREAGTGIIDDWLERRGLARKVSLVVPNFLSAPWIVASSDLVFSLPLRIAEHFVRLAPLRILEIPIEFPTYDLLMVWHSLQDREPAHAWLRREIVEICRGVVEAPAEEAPGARAKGREPV; encoded by the coding sequence ATGACCGAGCTGCGGAACTTCGATCTCAATCTTCTCGTCGCCTTCAATTTTTTGATGGAGGAGCGCAATGTGTCGCGCGCGGCGCAGAAGATGTTCATCACCCAATCGGCGATGAGCCATGTGCTGCAGCGCTTGCGGCAGCAGCTCGACGATCCGGTGCTGGTGAAGACGCCGCAGGGCATGAGGCCGACGCAGCGCGCGCTCGCCCTCGTCGAGCCCGTCGCCTCCATCTTGAACGAGGTCGAGCTGGTGATCCGCGGCTCGAAGGAATTTTCGCCGGCGACGACGCAGCGGCGCTTCACCATCGCCACCAATGATTATGTCGAGTTCTGCCTGCTGCCGCCGCTGATGAAATCGGTGAGCCGGCAGGCGCCCAATGTGGAGATCCATCTGGTGCAGACCTCCGGCTCGCTGCGCGAGGCGGCGGACGCCGGCGACGTCGATCTCGTGATCGGCTTCGACGTGATCCTGGATTCGACGCCCTATGTGCGGCGCGAGCGGCTCTACACGGATCGCATCGTCGCGCTGGTGCGGCGCGACCACCCCGATTTTCCGACCGATGAGCCGACGCTCGAGCAATTCGTCGCGGCGCGGCACATGCTGATGTCGCGACGCGAGGCGGGCACCGGAATCATCGACGATTGGCTGGAGCGCCGCGGCCTCGCGCGCAAGGTGTCGCTCGTCGTGCCGAATTTTCTCTCGGCGCCCTGGATCGTGGCGAGCAGCGATCTCGTCTTCTCATTGCCGCTGCGCATCGCCGAACATTTCGTGCGTCTCGCGCCGCTGCGAATATTGGAGATACCGATCGAGTTCCCGACCTATGATCTCTTGATGGTCTGGCACTCGCTGCAAGACCGCGAGCCGGCGCACGCCTGGCTGCGGCGCGAGATCGTGGAGATTTGCCGCGGCGTGGTGGAGGCGCCGGCGGAGGAAGCGCCGGGGGCGCGCGCGAAGGGGCGAGAGCCGGTGTGA
- the uppP gene encoding undecaprenyl-diphosphatase UppP — protein sequence MALACTSGLDTGFVELGYAKVAALGVVQGVTELLPISSTAHMRIVPALLGWKDPGSAFSAAMQLAALAAVVSYFWKDIRGIAFGSVQAALRRDFSDWNFRFLIWIILATIPIGLAGIALSGVLNACGSPLRSLPVIGISCIVMAALLAIAELYCNHSRTLDHVSLKDALVVGFAQVGALVPGVSRSGSTLTAALFLDLKREQAAQFSFLLGLPAITLAGLKELYELHKAHLDGHGWSVLAVGLVVASISAFAAIWGLMRFLERFSTWPFVAYRAFIGVVLLAGAATGLLS from the coding sequence ATGGCCTTGGCTTGCACTTCAGGTCTCGACACCGGCTTCGTCGAGCTCGGCTATGCGAAAGTGGCGGCGCTCGGCGTCGTGCAGGGCGTAACCGAGCTTCTCCCCATTTCCTCCACGGCGCATATGCGCATCGTGCCGGCGCTGCTCGGCTGGAAGGACCCGGGCTCGGCCTTCTCGGCCGCCATGCAGCTCGCCGCTCTGGCAGCCGTGGTCAGCTATTTCTGGAAGGATATTCGCGGGATCGCCTTCGGCTCGGTCCAGGCGGCGCTGCGGCGCGATTTCAGCGATTGGAACTTCCGCTTCCTCATCTGGATCATTCTCGCGACCATCCCCATCGGCCTCGCCGGCATCGCGCTCTCGGGCGTGCTGAACGCCTGCGGCTCGCCGCTGCGCTCGCTGCCGGTCATCGGCATCTCCTGCATCGTCATGGCGGCGCTGCTCGCCATCGCCGAGCTCTATTGCAACCACTCCCGCACGCTGGACCATGTGAGCCTGAAGGATGCGCTGGTCGTCGGCTTCGCCCAGGTGGGCGCGCTGGTGCCGGGCGTCTCGCGCTCCGGCTCCACCTTGACCGCGGCGCTGTTCCTGGACCTCAAGCGCGAGCAGGCGGCGCAATTCTCCTTCCTGCTCGGGCTGCCCGCCATCACCCTCGCCGGCCTCAAGGAGCTCTATGAGCTGCACAAGGCGCATCTCGACGGCCACGGCTGGTCGGTGCTGGCGGTCGGCCTGGTCGTCGCCTCCATTTCGGCCTTCGCGGCCATATGGGGGCTGATGCGCTTTCTGGAGCGCTTCTCCACCTGGCCCTTCGTCGCCTACCGGGCCTTTATCGGCGTGGTCCTGCTCGCCGGCGCCGCCACCGGCCTATTGTCTTGA